In Actinomycetota bacterium, the following are encoded in one genomic region:
- a CDS encoding class I SAM-dependent methyltransferase, protein MADSGDDTSVADSGDDSSVADSGDDTGSAARTRLDQAASTRASRHYWDTTADAYQADHGSFLGTARFVWGPEGLDEAEAGLLGPTAGLRVLELGCGAASCARWLRGQGAEAVGLDLAAGQLRHARQIDAELGSAVPVVQADAVALPFADGVFDLVCSAYGAVPFVADLAQLFAEVGRVLRPGGRWVWSQTHPIRWSLPDDPGPAGLTVTMSYWDTRAYVEFDAAGTPTYVEHHRTLGELVRLLRDTGFVLDDLVEPPWPDGHDGVWGGWSALRGRLVPGTAIFCTHRR, encoded by the coding sequence ATGGCTGACAGCGGGGACGACACCAGCGTGGCCGACAGCGGGGACGACAGCAGCGTGGCCGACAGCGGGGACGACACCGGCAGCGCGGCGCGCACCCGGCTGGACCAGGCGGCGTCGACGCGGGCATCGCGTCACTACTGGGACACCACCGCCGACGCCTACCAGGCCGATCACGGGAGCTTCCTCGGTACGGCTCGCTTCGTGTGGGGGCCCGAGGGCCTCGACGAAGCCGAGGCGGGCCTGCTCGGGCCGACCGCGGGGCTGCGCGTGCTGGAACTCGGCTGCGGCGCGGCGTCCTGCGCCCGCTGGCTGCGCGGCCAGGGGGCGGAGGCGGTCGGCCTCGACCTGGCGGCCGGACAGCTGCGGCACGCCCGGCAGATCGACGCCGAGCTGGGTTCTGCCGTCCCGGTCGTGCAGGCCGACGCCGTCGCCTTGCCCTTCGCCGATGGCGTCTTCGACCTGGTCTGCTCGGCGTACGGCGCGGTGCCGTTCGTCGCCGACCTGGCCCAGCTGTTCGCCGAGGTCGGCCGGGTGCTGCGGCCCGGCGGCCGGTGGGTCTGGTCGCAGACCCACCCGATCCGCTGGTCGCTGCCGGACGACCCGGGCCCGGCCGGCCTCACCGTGACCATGTCGTATTGGGACACCCGCGCGTACGTCGAGTTCGACGCCGCCGGGACACCGACGTACGTCGAGCATCACCGAACGCTGGGCGAGCTCGTCAGGCTGTTGCGGGACACCGGCTTCGTCCTGGACGACCTAGTCGAGCCGCCGTGGCCGGACGGGCACGACGGCGTCTGGGGCGGCTGGTCGGCGTTGCGCGGCCGGCTGGTGCCGGGCACCGCGATCTTCTGCACCCACCGGCGCTGA
- a CDS encoding 30S ribosomal protein S1, producing the protein MTPSATSTLINPATTAPQVAVNDIGSAEDFLAAIELTIKPFNDGDIVSGTVVKVDRDEVLVDIGYKTEGIVPSRELSIKHDIDPHEVVTVGDEIEALVLQKEDKEGRLILSKKRAQYERAWGTIEKIKDEEGVVEGTVIEVVKGGLILDIGLRGFLPASLVEMRRVRDLQPYVGRTLEAKIIELDKNRNNVVLSRRAWLEQTQSEVRQNFLTQLQKGQIRSGVVSSIVNFGAFVDLGGVDGLVHVSELSWKHIDHPSEVVEVGQEVTVEVLDVDLDRERVSLSLKATQEDPWQQFARTHQIGQVVPGKVTKLVPFGAFVRVDDGIEGLVHISELAERHVEIPEQVVGVNDEIFVKVIDIDLERRRISLSLKQANESTSGGAAADDFDPYLYGMAPSYDDAGGYIGPEGFDAETGEWKEGFDAERATWEKQYAEAHARWEAHKKQIAEAAAADAAAAGDAAPSSYSSEAPGASGTLASDEALQALREKLTGDA; encoded by the coding sequence ATGACCCCATCCGCCACCAGCACGCTCATCAACCCCGCGACAACCGCGCCCCAGGTCGCGGTGAACGACATCGGCAGCGCTGAGGACTTCCTCGCCGCCATCGAACTGACCATCAAGCCGTTCAACGACGGCGACATCGTCAGCGGGACCGTCGTCAAGGTCGACCGCGACGAGGTTCTGGTCGACATCGGCTACAAGACCGAGGGCATCGTCCCCTCGCGTGAACTGTCGATCAAGCACGACATCGACCCGCACGAGGTCGTCACCGTCGGCGACGAGATCGAGGCCCTGGTCCTGCAGAAGGAGGACAAGGAGGGCCGGCTGATCCTGTCCAAGAAGCGCGCCCAGTACGAGCGCGCCTGGGGCACGATCGAGAAGATCAAGGACGAGGAAGGCGTCGTCGAGGGCACCGTCATCGAGGTCGTCAAGGGCGGCCTCATCCTCGACATCGGCCTGCGGGGCTTCCTGCCGGCATCGCTGGTCGAGATGCGGCGGGTCCGCGACCTGCAGCCGTACGTCGGCCGCACCCTCGAGGCCAAGATCATCGAGCTGGACAAGAACCGGAACAACGTGGTGCTGTCCCGCCGGGCCTGGCTCGAGCAGACCCAGAGTGAGGTCCGGCAGAACTTCCTCACCCAACTGCAGAAGGGCCAGATCCGGTCCGGCGTCGTGTCGAGCATCGTGAACTTCGGTGCCTTCGTCGACCTCGGCGGCGTCGACGGCCTGGTCCACGTGTCGGAGCTGTCCTGGAAGCACATCGATCACCCGTCCGAGGTGGTCGAGGTCGGCCAGGAGGTCACCGTGGAGGTGCTCGACGTCGACCTGGACCGAGAGCGCGTCTCCTTGTCGCTCAAGGCGACTCAGGAAGACCCGTGGCAGCAGTTCGCTCGGACGCACCAGATCGGCCAGGTCGTGCCGGGCAAGGTCACGAAGCTGGTCCCGTTCGGCGCGTTCGTCCGGGTGGACGACGGCATCGAGGGCCTGGTCCACATCTCCGAACTCGCCGAACGCCACGTCGAGATTCCCGAGCAGGTCGTCGGCGTCAACGACGAGATCTTCGTCAAGGTCATCGACATCGACCTGGAGCGGCGCCGTATCTCGTTGTCGCTCAAGCAGGCCAACGAGTCGACCTCCGGCGGCGCAGCTGCCGACGACTTCGACCCCTACCTGTACGGCATGGCTCCGTCGTACGACGACGCCGGCGGCTACATCGGGCCGGAAGGCTTCGACGCCGAGACAGGGGAGTGGAAGGAAGGCTTCGACGCCGAGCGGGCGACGTGGGAGAAGCAGTACGCCGAAGCCCACGCGCGCTGGGAGGCTCACAAGAAGCAGATCGCGGAGGCGGCAGCCGCCGACGCCGCGGCTGCCGGCGACGCTGCTCCGTCCTCGTACTCGTCGGAGGCCCCCGGCGCGTCGGGCACGCTGGCATCCGACGAAGCGCTGCAGGCGCTGCGGGAGAAGCTGACCGGCGACGCCTGA
- a CDS encoding dephospho-CoA kinase — translation MLRVALTGGIGSGKSSVARRFAELGAAVIDADAVAREVVEPGQPALAEIVTEFGPEVVGPDGRLDRAALAAIVFADRARLAKLNAITHPRIVARSDELAAAASPDAVLVYDVPLLAPESAARFDVVVVVDAPEEARLQRLAGRGLARADATARMASQPDRADLIALADIVIDNSGEPADLRRRVDEVWAELTTAR, via the coding sequence GTGCTGCGAGTGGCGCTGACCGGAGGCATCGGCTCGGGCAAGAGTTCGGTCGCCCGGCGGTTCGCCGAGTTGGGGGCGGCGGTGATCGACGCTGACGCCGTGGCGCGGGAGGTCGTCGAGCCCGGCCAGCCGGCGCTCGCCGAGATCGTCACGGAGTTCGGCCCCGAGGTCGTCGGCCCGGACGGCCGGCTCGATCGCGCCGCGCTGGCAGCGATCGTCTTCGCCGACCGTGCCCGGCTGGCCAAGCTGAACGCGATCACCCACCCGCGGATCGTGGCGCGCAGCGACGAGTTGGCCGCGGCAGCGTCACCGGACGCCGTCCTGGTGTACGACGTGCCCCTGCTCGCACCGGAGTCCGCGGCTCGATTCGACGTCGTCGTCGTGGTCGATGCACCGGAGGAGGCGCGGCTGCAACGACTGGCGGGCCGCGGCCTGGCCCGTGCGGACGCGACAGCGCGGATGGCGTCGCAGCCGGACAGGGCGGACCTGATCGCGCTTGCGGACATCGTCATCGACAACAGCGGTGAGCCGGCTGACCTGCGACGGCGGGTCGACGAGGTCTGGGCAGAGCTGACCACGGCCCGCTGA
- the uvrB gene encoding excinuclease ABC subunit UvrB encodes MPRPVNPHLRAVHPFQVVSEFQPSGDQPAAIEELARRIQGGARDAVLLGATGTGKSATTAWLVERLQRPTLVMAHNKTLAAQLANEFRELLPHNAVEYFVSYYDYYQPEAYIAQTDTYIEKDSSINEEVERLRHSATSSLVTRRDVLVVATVSCIYGLGAPAAYLDRMLRLKVGESTDRDAMLRHLVSVQYARNDLAFQRGTFRVRGDTVEIFPVYQEHPIRVEMFGDEVEQLLTLHPVTGEVLEEHQEVYVFPATHYVAGPEPMARAITTIEAELEQRLAELERQGKLLEAQRLRMRTSYDVEMMRQVGFCSGIENYSRHIDGRAPGTPPHCLLDYFPDDFLLVIDESHATVPQIGGMYEGDMSRKRNLVDFGFRLPSAMDNRPLRWEEFLDRIGQTVYLSATPGAYELGRVGGDVVEQVIRPTGLVDPEIVLKPTKGQIDDLMAEIRTRTDRDERVLVTTLTKKMAEDLTDYLLEHGIRVRYLHSEVDTLRRVELLRELRLGTFDVLVGINLLREGLDLPEVSLVSILDADKEGFLRSGTSLIQTIGRAARNVSGQVHMYADTVTPSMASAIDETNRRRAKQVAYNRERGVDPQPLRKKIADITDLIAREDADTAELLGGSGRAQSRGKAPVPGMGSRGSGGAGRGEGSMPAADLAALIAELTTQMHAAAGELQFELAARYRDEVAELKKELRGMRAAGVG; translated from the coding sequence ATGCCGCGCCCGGTCAACCCGCACCTGCGGGCCGTCCATCCCTTCCAGGTCGTGTCGGAGTTCCAGCCCTCCGGCGACCAGCCCGCCGCGATCGAGGAGCTGGCCCGGCGGATCCAGGGGGGCGCCCGCGACGCGGTGCTGTTGGGAGCCACCGGCACGGGCAAGAGTGCCACCACGGCGTGGCTGGTGGAGCGGCTGCAACGCCCGACGCTGGTCATGGCACACAACAAGACGCTGGCCGCCCAGCTGGCCAACGAGTTCCGAGAGTTGTTGCCGCACAACGCGGTGGAGTACTTCGTCTCGTACTACGACTACTACCAGCCCGAGGCGTACATCGCGCAGACCGACACCTACATCGAGAAGGACTCCTCGATCAACGAGGAGGTCGAACGGCTCCGGCACTCGGCCACCAGTTCCCTGGTGACCCGCCGCGACGTGCTGGTCGTGGCGACCGTCTCGTGCATCTACGGCCTCGGCGCCCCGGCGGCGTACCTCGACCGCATGCTGCGCCTGAAAGTCGGCGAGTCCACCGACCGCGACGCGATGCTGCGTCACCTCGTCTCGGTGCAGTACGCCCGCAACGACCTGGCGTTCCAGCGCGGCACCTTCCGGGTGCGCGGCGACACCGTGGAGATCTTCCCGGTCTACCAGGAGCATCCGATCCGGGTGGAGATGTTCGGCGACGAGGTCGAGCAGTTGCTGACGCTCCATCCGGTGACCGGCGAGGTGCTCGAGGAGCACCAGGAGGTGTACGTCTTCCCCGCCACGCACTACGTCGCCGGGCCCGAGCCGATGGCGCGCGCGATCACGACTATCGAGGCCGAGTTGGAGCAGCGGCTCGCTGAGCTCGAACGGCAGGGCAAGTTGCTGGAAGCGCAGCGGCTGCGGATGCGGACCAGCTACGACGTCGAGATGATGCGGCAGGTCGGCTTCTGCTCCGGTATCGAGAACTACTCCCGGCACATCGACGGTCGCGCGCCCGGGACGCCACCGCACTGCCTGCTGGACTACTTCCCCGACGACTTCCTGCTGGTCATCGACGAGTCGCACGCCACCGTGCCGCAGATCGGCGGCATGTACGAAGGCGACATGAGCCGCAAGCGCAACCTGGTCGACTTCGGATTCCGGCTTCCCAGCGCGATGGACAACCGGCCGTTGCGGTGGGAGGAGTTCCTCGACCGGATCGGCCAGACGGTCTACCTGTCGGCCACGCCGGGCGCGTACGAGCTGGGCCGGGTCGGCGGCGACGTGGTCGAGCAGGTCATCCGGCCGACCGGCCTGGTCGACCCGGAGATCGTGCTGAAGCCCACCAAGGGCCAGATCGACGACCTCATGGCCGAGATCCGGACGAGGACCGACCGGGACGAGCGCGTCCTGGTCACCACGCTGACCAAGAAGATGGCCGAGGACCTCACCGACTACCTGCTCGAACACGGGATCCGGGTGCGCTACCTGCATTCGGAGGTCGACACACTGCGCCGGGTCGAGCTGCTGCGCGAGCTCCGGCTGGGGACGTTCGACGTCCTCGTCGGGATCAACCTGCTGCGGGAGGGTCTCGACCTGCCGGAAGTCTCGCTGGTGAGCATTCTCGACGCGGACAAGGAGGGCTTCCTGCGTTCGGGGACGTCGCTGATCCAGACCATCGGCCGTGCCGCCCGCAACGTGTCCGGCCAGGTGCACATGTACGCCGACACCGTGACGCCGTCCATGGCGTCGGCGATCGACGAGACCAATCGCCGCCGCGCCAAGCAGGTGGCCTACAACCGTGAGCGGGGGGTCGATCCGCAGCCCCTCCGCAAGAAGATCGCCGACATCACCGACCTCATCGCCCGGGAGGACGCGGACACCGCGGAACTGCTGGGGGGCTCGGGCCGGGCGCAGTCCCGCGGCAAGGCACCGGTGCCGGGCATGGGATCACGAGGGTCCGGCGGTGCCGGCCGGGGCGAAGGGTCGATGCCCGCGGCCGACCTGGCGGCGCTCATCGCCGAGCTGACCACCCAGATGCACGCAGCGGCCGGCGAACTGCAGTTCGAGCTCGCTGCGCGGTACCGCGACGAGGTTGCGGAGTTGAAGAAGGAGTTGCGCGGGATGCGCGCTGCCGGCGTCGGCTGA
- a CDS encoding TerC family protein, whose product MNVPVWLWVATLVGLVAIIAIDLILVDSHPHSFGVKEATRWVLVYVALAVAFGIGIWIWAGSQYAGEFFAGYITEYSLSVDNLFVFIVIMATFAVPLEQQHRVLLFGVVIALVLRAVLIVVGAAAIERFAVTFYLFGALLLFTAVQLLRSRNETPEPGNNPLLRLAERVIPTTRTYDGSRLFTRIDGRRLATPMLLVMIAIGTTDVLFALDSIPAIFGLTHEPFLVFTANAFALMGLRQLFFLVRGLLDRLVYLSIGLAVILAFIGVKLVLHAIHETTSLDVPEVSIGVSLAVIIGVLIITTVASLIKVSRDPSAVSHVGMAADAAREAAAHDGEELQRLRGYDATHRADRPEE is encoded by the coding sequence GTGAACGTGCCCGTCTGGCTCTGGGTCGCGACCCTCGTCGGCCTGGTGGCGATCATCGCCATCGACCTGATCCTGGTGGACAGCCACCCGCATTCGTTCGGAGTGAAGGAGGCGACCCGCTGGGTCCTGGTGTACGTCGCCTTGGCGGTGGCGTTCGGGATCGGGATCTGGATCTGGGCGGGCTCGCAGTACGCCGGTGAGTTCTTCGCCGGCTACATCACCGAGTACAGCCTCAGCGTCGACAACCTGTTCGTCTTCATCGTGATCATGGCGACGTTCGCGGTGCCGCTCGAACAGCAGCACCGCGTGCTGCTGTTCGGTGTCGTCATCGCCCTGGTCCTGCGCGCGGTGCTGATCGTGGTGGGCGCCGCGGCGATCGAGCGTTTCGCCGTAACGTTCTACCTCTTCGGCGCGCTGCTGCTGTTCACCGCCGTCCAACTCCTCCGCAGCAGGAACGAGACACCCGAGCCGGGCAACAACCCCTTGCTCCGGCTGGCCGAGCGCGTGATCCCCACGACCCGCACGTACGACGGATCCCGGCTGTTCACCCGCATCGACGGCCGGCGCCTGGCCACGCCGATGCTGCTGGTGATGATCGCCATCGGGACGACCGACGTCCTGTTCGCCCTCGACTCGATCCCGGCGATCTTCGGCCTCACCCACGAGCCGTTCCTGGTCTTCACCGCGAACGCCTTCGCCCTGATGGGCCTCCGGCAGCTCTTCTTCCTCGTCCGCGGCCTGCTCGACCGGCTGGTGTACCTGTCGATCGGCCTCGCGGTCATCCTGGCGTTCATCGGCGTCAAGCTGGTGCTCCACGCGATTCACGAGACGACGTCGTTGGACGTCCCCGAGGTCTCGATCGGCGTGTCGCTGGCGGTGATCATCGGGGTCCTGATCATCACCACCGTCGCGAGCCTGATCAAGGTGAGCCGCGACCCGTCCGCGGTGTCGCATGTGGGGATGGCGGCCGACGCCGCTCGCGAGGCTGCGGCACACGACGGGGAGGAACTGCAGCGGCTGCGCGGCTATGACGCCACCCACCGAGCCGACCGGCCCGAGGAGTAG
- a CDS encoding TraR/DksA family transcriptional regulator, which yields MSDPAATDPRARLDAAIAAVRSDVVARQREVDGIVEAARDSNADDEHDPEGATIAFEREQARAQLDLSRTRLAELDRAVERLRAGHYGVCETCRQPIAADRLIARPEARQCVACASRAAGR from the coding sequence GTGAGCGACCCGGCGGCGACGGATCCGCGGGCCCGGCTGGACGCGGCGATCGCCGCGGTCCGCTCCGACGTCGTCGCCCGGCAGCGCGAGGTCGACGGCATCGTCGAGGCCGCGCGCGACTCGAACGCCGACGACGAGCACGATCCGGAGGGCGCGACGATCGCCTTCGAGCGCGAGCAAGCCCGAGCGCAGCTGGACCTCTCCCGGACGCGGCTGGCCGAGCTGGACCGGGCCGTCGAGCGGCTCAGGGCGGGTCACTACGGGGTCTGCGAGACCTGTCGGCAGCCCATCGCCGCCGACCGCCTTATCGCCCGGCCGGAAGCCCGGCAGTGTGTGGCCTGTGCCAGCAGAGCAGCGGGGCGCTGA
- a CDS encoding MBL fold metallo-hydrolase, which produces MTYHGAVHVGGPAQVRELTALTVSKLAVGPYDNNVYLLRCRDSGDQLLIDAAAEPGRVLDLIGAGGLATVVTTHRHPDHWQALAPVVAATGARTVAHPVDAPEIPVATRTEVRDGDEIAVGAVTLRVIHLTGHTPGSIALVYDDPTGHPHVFTGDCLFPGGVGRTTNPAEFASLYDGVVARLFDALPDETWVYPGHGNDTTLGAERPHLAQWRERGW; this is translated from the coding sequence GTGACGTACCACGGTGCCGTCCACGTCGGCGGGCCTGCACAGGTCCGGGAGTTGACCGCGCTGACGGTCTCCAAACTGGCCGTCGGACCGTACGACAACAACGTCTACCTGCTGCGCTGCCGGGATTCCGGCGACCAGCTGCTCATCGACGCCGCGGCCGAGCCCGGCCGGGTACTGGACCTGATCGGCGCGGGTGGCCTCGCGACGGTCGTGACGACCCACCGGCACCCGGACCACTGGCAGGCCCTCGCGCCGGTCGTCGCCGCTACCGGCGCCCGCACGGTGGCCCATCCCGTCGATGCTCCCGAGATCCCGGTCGCGACCCGGACGGAGGTGCGCGACGGCGACGAGATCGCGGTGGGCGCCGTCACCCTGCGGGTGATCCACCTGACCGGCCATACCCCGGGCTCGATCGCCCTGGTGTACGACGACCCGACGGGGCACCCGCACGTCTTCACCGGCGACTGCCTGTTCCCGGGCGGCGTGGGGCGCACCACGAACCCCGCCGAGTTCGCGTCGTTGTACGACGGCGTGGTCGCCCGGCTGTTCGACGCGTTGCCGGACGAGACCTGGGTGTACCCCGGCCACGGCAACGACACGACGCTGGGCGCCGAGCGTCCGCACCTGGCGCAGTGGCGCGAGCGGGGCTGGTGA